A window of the Streptomyces sp. NBC_01351 genome harbors these coding sequences:
- a CDS encoding MurR/RpiR family transcriptional regulator, whose translation MSDSPAARLQKLFEGHRLTPTQRRIAHCMVRGAAEVPFLSSVELAELAGVSQPSVTRFAVALGFDGYPALRRHLREVAPAAERTATAHEDAYNEYQQAVQGEIENLRQLSAMLADPSPVQEAGRLLAASTPLPVLGLRAASSQARGFAYFASKVHPDVRLLDEGGSMMDDRIDAAVAAGASTLLCFALPRHPREVVEALERSRRAGLTVVTVADSAFAPVARHSDLLIPAPVGTGLAFDTACAPMLLGRVLLEAMADALPDAQARLEAFDARAVSRGLFVD comes from the coding sequence ATGAGTGACAGCCCGGCGGCGCGGCTGCAGAAGCTGTTCGAGGGGCACCGGCTGACGCCGACCCAGCGGCGGATCGCGCACTGCATGGTGCGCGGGGCCGCGGAGGTGCCCTTCCTGTCGAGCGTGGAGCTCGCCGAGCTGGCCGGGGTGAGCCAGCCGTCCGTGACCCGCTTCGCGGTGGCGCTGGGCTTCGACGGATATCCCGCGCTCCGCCGCCACCTGCGCGAGGTGGCGCCCGCCGCCGAGCGGACCGCCACCGCGCACGAGGACGCGTACAACGAGTACCAGCAGGCCGTTCAGGGGGAGATCGAGAACCTGCGGCAGCTGTCGGCGATGCTCGCCGACCCCTCGCCCGTCCAGGAGGCCGGCCGGCTGCTCGCCGCCTCGACCCCGCTGCCGGTGCTCGGGCTGCGGGCGGCGTCCTCGCAGGCGCGCGGTTTCGCGTACTTCGCCTCCAAGGTGCACCCGGACGTACGGCTCCTCGACGAGGGCGGCTCGATGATGGACGACCGCATAGACGCGGCCGTCGCCGCCGGGGCGAGCACCCTGCTCTGCTTCGCGCTGCCCCGGCATCCCCGGGAGGTCGTGGAGGCACTGGAGCGCTCCCGGCGGGCCGGCCTGACCGTGGTGACGGTCGCCGACTCGGCCTTCGCCCCGGTGGCCCGCCACTCGGACCTGCTGATCCCGGCCCCCGTCGGCACCGGCCTGGCCTTCGACACGGCGTGCGCGCCGATGCTGCTGGGCCGGGTGCTCCTGGAGGCGATGGCGGACGCGCTGCCCGATGCGCAGGCGCGGCTGGAGGCCTTCGACGCGCGGGCGGTGTCGCGCGGGCTGTTCGTGGACTGA
- a CDS encoding allantoate amidohydrolase: MWADLAPIGRNADSGGYRRYAWTGADADCRTWFQAQAEARGLTYETDRNGNQWAWLGDPLAGDAVVTGSHLDSVPDGGAFDGPLGVVSSFAALDELRRRGAEFARPLAITNFGDEEGARFGLACVGSRLAAGQLTKEKAYELRDADGISLPQAMEAAGYDPDAIGADPERLARIGAFVELHVEQGRALDLSGDRVGIASAIWPHGRWRFDFHGEANHAGTTRLVDRRDPMLTYAATVLAARTEAALAGAVATFGKIAVEPNGVNAIPSLVRGWLDSRAADQATLDTVVTAIEKAARERAGQDGIDLAIVRESFTPVVEFEHALRDEMNRILGGSVPVLGTGAGHDAGILSAAVPTAMLFVRNPTGVSHSPREFAAEDDCVAGVLALADVLEGLACR; encoded by the coding sequence ATGTGGGCCGACCTCGCGCCCATCGGCCGCAACGCGGACTCCGGTGGGTACCGCCGCTATGCGTGGACCGGCGCGGACGCCGACTGCCGGACCTGGTTCCAGGCGCAGGCAGAGGCCCGCGGGCTGACGTACGAGACCGACCGCAACGGCAACCAGTGGGCCTGGCTCGGCGACCCCCTCGCGGGGGACGCCGTCGTCACCGGCTCGCACCTGGACTCCGTCCCCGACGGCGGGGCCTTCGACGGCCCCCTCGGGGTGGTGTCCTCCTTTGCGGCCCTGGACGAACTCCGCAGGAGGGGCGCGGAGTTCGCCAGGCCACTCGCCATCACCAACTTCGGTGACGAGGAAGGCGCCCGCTTCGGCCTCGCCTGCGTCGGCTCCCGGCTCGCCGCCGGGCAGCTGACCAAGGAGAAGGCGTACGAGCTCCGCGACGCCGACGGCATCAGCCTGCCGCAGGCGATGGAGGCCGCCGGGTACGACCCCGACGCCATCGGGGCCGACCCCGAACGCCTCGCCCGCATCGGCGCGTTCGTCGAGCTCCACGTGGAGCAGGGCCGGGCCCTCGACCTCTCCGGCGACCGGGTCGGCATCGCCTCCGCGATCTGGCCGCACGGCCGCTGGCGGTTCGACTTCCACGGCGAGGCCAACCACGCGGGCACCACCCGCCTGGTCGACCGCCGCGACCCGATGCTCACGTACGCGGCGACCGTCCTCGCGGCCCGCACCGAGGCGGCCCTCGCCGGGGCCGTCGCCACCTTCGGGAAGATCGCGGTCGAGCCCAACGGGGTCAACGCCATCCCCTCCCTGGTGCGCGGCTGGCTCGACTCGCGCGCCGCCGACCAGGCGACCCTCGACACGGTGGTCACCGCCATCGAGAAGGCCGCCCGCGAGCGCGCCGGCCAGGACGGTATCGACCTCGCGATCGTCCGGGAGTCCTTCACCCCGGTCGTCGAGTTCGAGCACGCCCTGCGCGACGAGATGAACCGGATCCTGGGCGGGTCCGTCCCCGTCCTCGGCACGGGCGCGGGACACGACGCCGGAATCCTCTCCGCCGCCGTCCCCACCGCGATGCTGTTCGTACGGAACCCGACCGGCGTCTCCCACTCCCCGCGGGAGTTCGCCGCCGAGGACGACTGCGTGGCGGGCGTCCTCGCCCTCGCCGACGTACTGGAAGGACTCGCGTGCCGGTGA
- the hutI gene encoding imidazolonepropionase — MTTAITNIGSLVTNDPALGDGPLGLIKNSTVVIDGDRIAWVGPADKAPAADTAFDAAGRAVIPGFVDSHSHLVFAGDRTAEFNARMSGSSYAAGGIRTTVAATRAATDAELEANLLRHLDEARRQGTTTFETKSGYGLTVADEARALRIAAAHTEEVTYLGAHIVSPDYADDPAGYVDLVTGEMLEACAPYARWVDVFCEKGAFDGEQARAILTAGAAAGLIPRVHANQLSHGPGVQLAVELEAASADHCTHLTDADVDALAQAAGTTVATLLPGAEFSTRAQWPDARRLIDAGVTVALSTDCNPGSSYTSSMPFCIALAVRDMRMTPDEALWAATAGGARALRRTDIGRVTPGARADLALLDAPSHVHLAYRPGVPLVSAVWQKGVRAH; from the coding sequence ATGACCACCGCAATCACCAACATCGGCAGTCTCGTCACCAACGACCCCGCCCTCGGCGACGGCCCCCTAGGCCTGATCAAAAACTCCACCGTCGTCATCGACGGCGACCGCATCGCCTGGGTCGGCCCCGCCGACAAGGCCCCCGCCGCCGACACCGCCTTCGACGCGGCCGGCCGCGCCGTCATCCCCGGCTTCGTCGACTCCCACTCGCACCTCGTGTTCGCCGGCGACCGCACCGCCGAGTTCAACGCCCGGATGTCCGGCAGCAGCTACGCCGCCGGCGGCATCCGCACCACCGTCGCCGCCACCCGCGCCGCCACCGACGCCGAGCTCGAAGCGAACCTGCTGCGCCACCTCGACGAGGCCCGCCGCCAGGGCACCACCACCTTCGAGACCAAGTCCGGCTACGGCCTCACCGTCGCCGACGAGGCCCGCGCCCTGCGGATCGCCGCCGCGCACACCGAGGAGGTCACCTACCTCGGCGCGCACATCGTCTCCCCGGACTACGCCGACGACCCGGCCGGCTACGTGGATCTCGTCACCGGCGAGATGCTGGAGGCCTGCGCCCCGTACGCCCGCTGGGTGGACGTCTTCTGCGAGAAGGGCGCCTTCGACGGGGAGCAGGCCCGCGCGATCCTCACCGCGGGCGCCGCCGCCGGCCTGATCCCGCGCGTGCACGCCAACCAGCTCTCCCACGGCCCCGGCGTGCAGCTGGCCGTCGAGCTCGAAGCCGCCTCCGCCGACCACTGCACCCACCTCACCGACGCCGACGTGGACGCCCTCGCCCAGGCCGCGGGCACCACCGTCGCCACCCTGCTGCCCGGCGCCGAGTTCTCCACCCGCGCCCAGTGGCCCGACGCCCGCCGTCTGATCGACGCGGGCGTGACCGTGGCGCTGTCCACGGACTGCAACCCGGGCTCCTCCTACACGAGTTCGATGCCCTTCTGCATCGCGCTCGCCGTGCGCGACATGCGGATGACCCCGGACGAGGCCCTGTGGGCCGCCACCGCCGGCGGAGCCCGCGCCCTGCGGCGTACCGACATCGGCAGGGTCACCCCCGGAGCCCGCGCCGATCTGGCCCTGCTGGACGCTCCCAGCCACGTCCACCTGGCCTACCGGCCCGGTGTCCCGCTGGTTTCCGCCGTGTGGCAGAAGGGTGTCCGCGCGCACTGA
- a CDS encoding diaminopimelate decarboxylase, giving the protein MDDMDRDLVVRAAVAQGLLDSEPVACLLDTAGIRASAAALTGAFAAAVAPGTPVLHAFAVKAAPLVPVLRLLADAGLGCEVASPGELALARAAGLPAGRIVLDSPAKTEGELREALALGIAVNADNRQELERLDALVGSAPTPPASPIGVRINPQTGAGTIGALSTATATSKFGIALRDPGAREWLVRAYAERPWLTRLHTHSGSQGVPLALIAEGVRELHALAEEINAAAGRRQVDTLDIGGGLPVNFTSDEAVPTYGEYVAALREAVPGLFDGSYGLVTEFGRSLLAKNGLVLARVEYTKTSGGRAIALTHAGVQLATRTAYAPASWPVRILPYDAKGVAKAGEPVAQDIAGPACFAGDLLATARELPRLDPGDVIGVPDTGAYFFTAHYGYNSLPRPAVHGFAVSPGGRVRFSMARPAQGPAEIVAEAGGACGDALL; this is encoded by the coding sequence ATGGACGACATGGACAGGGATCTGGTCGTACGTGCCGCCGTCGCGCAGGGCCTCCTCGACTCCGAGCCGGTGGCCTGCCTGCTGGACACCGCCGGGATCCGGGCCTCCGCCGCCGCCCTGACCGGCGCCTTCGCCGCCGCGGTGGCGCCCGGCACCCCCGTCCTGCACGCCTTCGCCGTCAAGGCCGCCCCGCTCGTGCCCGTACTGCGGCTGCTCGCCGACGCCGGGCTCGGCTGCGAGGTCGCCAGCCCCGGCGAGCTGGCGCTGGCCCGGGCGGCCGGGCTGCCGGCCGGGCGGATCGTGCTGGACTCCCCCGCCAAGACCGAGGGCGAGCTGCGCGAGGCCCTGGCGCTGGGCATCGCCGTCAACGCCGACAACCGCCAGGAGCTGGAGCGCCTCGACGCGCTCGTCGGCTCCGCCCCCACCCCGCCCGCGTCCCCGATCGGGGTGCGGATCAACCCGCAGACCGGAGCGGGCACCATCGGCGCGCTGTCCACCGCCACGGCCACCTCGAAGTTCGGCATCGCGCTGCGCGACCCGGGGGCGCGCGAGTGGCTCGTACGGGCCTACGCGGAGCGGCCGTGGCTGACCCGGCTGCACACCCACTCGGGCTCGCAGGGCGTCCCGCTGGCCCTGATCGCCGAGGGCGTACGGGAACTGCACGCGCTGGCCGAGGAGATCAACGCGGCGGCCGGGCGCCGGCAGGTCGACACCCTCGACATCGGCGGGGGCCTGCCGGTGAACTTCACCTCGGACGAGGCGGTCCCCACATACGGGGAGTACGTCGCGGCCCTGCGCGAGGCGGTCCCGGGGCTCTTCGACGGCTCGTACGGGCTCGTCACGGAGTTCGGGCGGTCCCTGCTGGCCAAGAACGGCCTGGTCCTGGCGCGGGTCGAGTACACCAAGACCAGCGGGGGCCGTGCGATCGCCCTCACCCACGCGGGGGTCCAGCTGGCGACCCGCACCGCGTACGCGCCGGCGTCCTGGCCGGTGCGGATCCTGCCGTACGACGCGAAGGGCGTCGCGAAGGCCGGGGAGCCGGTGGCGCAGGACATCGCGGGCCCGGCCTGCTTCGCGGGCGACCTCCTGGCGACGGCGCGCGAGCTGCCGCGGCTGGATCCGGGGGACGTGATCGGCGTTCCGGACACGGGGGCGTACTTCTTCACGGCCCACTACGGCTACAACAGCCTCCCGCGGCCCGCGGTGCACGGCTTCGCGGTGTCTCCCGGGGGCCGGGTCCGCTTCTCGATGGCGCGACCGGCGCAGGGGCCCGCGGAGATCGTCGCGGAGGCCGGCGGCGCCTGCGGGGATGCCCTGCTGTAA
- a CDS encoding LPXTG cell wall anchor domain-containing protein, which translates to MSDRKRSTALALASALAAGSAVLLAAPAAQAAVIDVAYDCKTPIGDKSAVSPIDIKAVKEGDGYKLTMSFQKGVSSSPVELGKGAMSPSAVILVDGAEKASVPVSGPSNPEAIPANTPIKITDLSGTYKPKKSGKVTFTAGVLTIKALGTTTTCTPGNSPKPSLELDVTGAGSGGTQSGGSAGGESLPQTGPTDSALALGTLGGTVLLSGAAGVLWLTRRGQRARS; encoded by the coding sequence GTGTCCGACCGGAAACGCTCCACCGCGCTCGCGCTGGCCTCCGCGCTGGCAGCCGGATCGGCGGTCCTGCTGGCCGCCCCCGCCGCGCAGGCCGCCGTCATCGACGTGGCCTACGACTGCAAGACCCCGATCGGGGACAAGTCGGCGGTATCACCCATCGACATCAAGGCCGTGAAGGAGGGCGACGGGTACAAGCTGACGATGTCCTTCCAGAAGGGCGTCTCGTCCAGCCCCGTCGAGCTCGGCAAGGGTGCGATGAGCCCCAGCGCCGTCATCCTCGTCGACGGCGCCGAGAAGGCCTCCGTGCCGGTCTCCGGACCGTCCAACCCGGAGGCCATTCCCGCCAATACGCCCATCAAGATCACCGACCTCTCGGGCACCTACAAGCCCAAGAAGAGCGGCAAGGTCACCTTCACCGCCGGGGTCCTCACCATCAAGGCGTTGGGCACCACCACCACCTGCACCCCCGGCAACAGCCCCAAGCCGTCCCTCGAACTGGACGTCACGGGCGCGGGCAGCGGCGGTACACAATCCGGCGGTTCCGCGGGCGGCGAGAGCCTCCCGCAGACCGGACCGACCGACTCCGCCCTCGCGCTGGGCACCCTCGGAGGCACCGTGCTGCTCAGCGGCGCCGCCGGCGTGCTCTGGCTGACCCGGCGCGGCCAGCGGGCCCGGTCCTGA
- a CDS encoding SGNH/GDSL hydrolase family protein, which translates to MSRARTARRIAAGAAYGGGGLGLVGAATVGLVLAEMQFAKRTVGTGLGDPPRADGLYGSEFNGPEQSTGPLRLAMLGDSTAAGLGVRRARQTPAALLASGLAAVAERPVELRNVAQSGAMSDDLDRQVGLLLDGDRPAPDVCVIMIGANDVTRRMPPTQSVRHLTSAVRRLCMAGSEVVVGTCPDLGTIEPVYQPLRWLARRVSRQLAAAQTIGVVALGARTVSMGDLLGPEFAANPREMFGPDSYHPSAEGYATAAMAVLPTLCAALSLWPESDRLDVSRDEDMLPVAKAASAAAGQAGTEVTAARGPWVLLKHRRRRRLPDPSASPTPADLANTPTPGP; encoded by the coding sequence GTGTCCAGGGCGAGAACAGCCCGCCGGATCGCGGCGGGCGCAGCGTACGGCGGGGGCGGGCTCGGGCTGGTCGGGGCCGCCACGGTGGGGCTCGTGCTGGCTGAGATGCAGTTCGCCAAGCGGACGGTGGGCACCGGGCTGGGTGATCCGCCGCGCGCGGACGGGTTGTACGGGAGCGAGTTCAACGGGCCGGAGCAGAGTACGGGCCCGCTCCGGCTGGCCATGCTGGGCGACTCCACGGCCGCGGGGCTCGGCGTACGGCGGGCCAGACAGACCCCGGCGGCGCTGCTGGCCTCCGGGCTGGCGGCGGTGGCCGAGCGGCCGGTGGAACTGCGCAACGTGGCCCAGTCGGGGGCCATGTCCGACGACCTGGACCGGCAGGTGGGGCTGCTGCTGGACGGCGACCGGCCCGCACCGGACGTATGCGTGATCATGATCGGCGCGAACGACGTGACCCGGCGCATGCCGCCCACCCAGTCGGTCCGCCACCTCACCTCGGCGGTGCGGCGGCTGTGCATGGCGGGCTCCGAGGTGGTGGTCGGCACCTGCCCGGACCTGGGCACGATCGAGCCGGTCTACCAGCCGCTGCGGTGGCTGGCCCGGCGGGTCTCGCGGCAGCTGGCGGCCGCGCAGACCATAGGGGTGGTCGCGCTGGGCGCCCGTACGGTCTCGATGGGGGACCTGCTGGGGCCGGAGTTCGCGGCGAACCCCCGGGAGATGTTCGGCCCGGACTCCTACCACCCCTCGGCGGAGGGGTACGCGACGGCGGCGATGGCCGTCCTCCCCACCCTGTGCGCGGCGCTGTCGCTGTGGCCGGAGTCCGACCGGCTGGACGTGTCCCGCGACGAGGACATGCTCCCGGTGGCCAAGGCCGCGTCGGCTGCCGCCGGGCAGGCGGGTACGGAGGTCACGGCGGCCCGCGGCCCCTGGGTCCTCCTCAAACACCGCCGTCGGCGGCGCCTCCCGGACCCCTCCGCGTCCCCGACCCCGGCCGACCTGGCCAACACCCCGACCCCGGGCCCGTAG
- a CDS encoding cystathionine beta-synthase: MQFHDSMISLVGNTPLVKLNRVTEGLTATVLAKVEYFNPGGSVKDRIAVRMIEAAEQSGALKPGGTIVEPTSGNTGVGLAIVAQQKGYKCIFVCPDKVSMDKINVMRAYGADVVVCPTAVDPEHPDSYYNVSDRLAREPGAWKPDQYSNPNNPRSHYETTGPELWEQTDGKITHFVAGVGTGGTISGTGNYLKEVSGGKVKVIGADPEGSVYSGGSGRPYLVEGVGEDFWPTAYDPDVTDEIIAVSDKDSFQMTRRLAKEEGLLVGGSCGMAVVAALRAAEGLGPDDVVVVLLPDSGRGYLSKIFSDEWMAGHGFLEEAGPAARIGDVLADKEGAMPSLVHMHPEETVGEAIEVLREYGVSQMPIVKPGAGHPDVMAAEVIGSVVEKELLSALFAQRASLGDPLEKHMSAPLPQVGSGEPVSELMAVLGEADAAIVLVEGKPTGVVSRQDLLAFLAKSAK, from the coding sequence GTGCAATTCCACGACTCGATGATCAGCCTCGTCGGCAACACCCCGCTGGTGAAGCTCAACCGTGTGACCGAAGGCCTCACGGCCACCGTCCTTGCGAAGGTCGAGTACTTCAATCCCGGCGGCTCCGTGAAGGACCGGATCGCCGTCCGGATGATCGAGGCCGCCGAGCAGAGCGGAGCCCTCAAGCCCGGCGGCACCATCGTGGAGCCGACCAGCGGCAACACGGGTGTAGGACTCGCCATCGTGGCCCAGCAGAAGGGCTACAAGTGCATCTTCGTCTGCCCTGACAAGGTGTCCATGGACAAGATCAACGTCATGCGCGCGTACGGCGCCGACGTCGTGGTCTGTCCGACCGCGGTCGACCCCGAGCACCCGGACTCGTACTACAACGTGTCCGACCGCCTCGCGCGCGAGCCCGGCGCCTGGAAGCCGGACCAGTACAGCAACCCGAACAACCCCCGTTCGCACTACGAGACCACCGGCCCCGAGCTGTGGGAGCAGACGGACGGGAAGATCACCCACTTCGTCGCCGGTGTCGGCACGGGCGGCACGATCTCCGGCACCGGCAACTACCTCAAGGAGGTCAGCGGCGGGAAGGTCAAGGTCATCGGCGCCGACCCCGAGGGCTCGGTGTACTCCGGCGGCTCCGGCCGCCCGTACCTCGTCGAGGGCGTCGGCGAGGACTTCTGGCCGACCGCCTACGACCCGGACGTCACCGACGAGATCATCGCGGTGTCCGACAAGGACTCCTTCCAGATGACGCGCCGGCTGGCGAAGGAGGAGGGCCTGCTCGTCGGCGGCTCCTGCGGCATGGCGGTCGTGGCCGCCCTGCGCGCCGCCGAGGGTCTCGGGCCGGACGACGTGGTCGTCGTCCTGCTCCCGGACAGCGGCCGCGGCTACCTGAGCAAGATCTTCTCGGACGAGTGGATGGCCGGGCACGGTTTCCTGGAGGAGGCCGGTCCGGCGGCGCGCATCGGTGACGTCCTCGCGGACAAGGAGGGCGCGATGCCGTCCCTGGTCCACATGCACCCCGAGGAGACGGTGGGCGAGGCGATCGAGGTGCTGCGCGAGTACGGCGTCTCGCAGATGCCGATCGTCAAGCCGGGCGCGGGCCACCCGGACGTGATGGCCGCCGAGGTCATCGGCTCGGTCGTCGAGAAGGAGCTGCTGTCCGCGCTGTTCGCGCAGCGGGCCTCGCTGGGCGACCCGCTGGAGAAGCACATGAGCGCGCCGCTGCCCCAGGTCGGATCCGGCGAGCCGGTCTCCGAGCTGATGGCGGTGCTGGGCGAGGCGGACGCGGCGATCGTCCTGGTCGAGGGCAAGCCGACCGGCGTGGTCAGCCGCCAGGACCTGCTGGCGTTCCTCGCCAAGTCGGCGAAGTAG
- a CDS encoding formimidoylglutamate deiminase codes for MPVTTRTTYWLEHAWLDTNVEPGVALDVSADGRIAAVRTGVEAPPPGAEVLRGLTIPGLANAHSHAFHRALRGTVQVGSGTFWTWRDFMYKVAQNLTPDTYFALARAVYAEMALAGITDVGEFHYVHHAPGGAPYADPNAMGEALIEAAAAAGIRITLLDTAYLSAGFGEAPNHHQLRFSDGTADAWAERVSALKPREHALIGAAIHSVRAVPAGQLATVAAWAQERGVPLHVHLSEQTAENDACQAAHGRTPTQLLADHGVLGPRTTGVHNTHLTDVDIALLGGTTTGTCMCPTTERDLADGIGPAVRLQRAGSPLSLGSDSHAVIDLLEEARAMELNERLASRTRGHWTAAALLRAATADGHAALGRPDAGSLSAGGLADFTTIALDSVRTAGPVPRLGAEMAVFAASAADVRHTVVGGRHIVRDGVHTLVPDVPSALASTIAALRA; via the coding sequence GTGCCGGTGACGACGCGTACGACGTACTGGCTGGAACACGCCTGGCTCGACACGAACGTCGAGCCGGGCGTGGCCCTGGACGTATCCGCCGACGGGCGGATCGCCGCCGTCCGGACCGGGGTCGAGGCCCCGCCCCCCGGCGCCGAAGTGCTGCGCGGCCTGACGATCCCGGGCCTCGCCAACGCGCACTCCCACGCCTTCCACCGGGCCCTGCGCGGCACGGTCCAGGTCGGCTCGGGCACCTTCTGGACCTGGCGCGACTTCATGTACAAGGTCGCCCAGAACCTCACCCCCGACACGTACTTCGCGCTCGCCCGCGCCGTGTACGCCGAGATGGCGCTGGCCGGCATCACCGACGTCGGCGAGTTCCACTACGTCCACCACGCCCCGGGCGGCGCCCCGTACGCCGACCCGAACGCCATGGGCGAGGCCCTGATCGAGGCCGCGGCCGCGGCCGGCATCCGGATCACCCTCCTCGACACCGCCTACCTGTCGGCAGGCTTCGGGGAGGCCCCCAACCACCACCAGCTGCGCTTCTCCGACGGCACCGCCGACGCCTGGGCGGAGCGGGTCAGCGCCTTGAAGCCCCGCGAGCACGCCCTGATCGGCGCCGCGATCCACTCCGTACGCGCGGTCCCGGCGGGGCAGTTGGCCACGGTCGCCGCGTGGGCGCAGGAGCGCGGGGTGCCGTTGCACGTGCACCTCTCCGAGCAGACCGCGGAGAACGACGCCTGCCAGGCCGCGCACGGCCGCACCCCGACCCAGCTCCTCGCCGACCACGGGGTGCTGGGCCCGCGCACCACGGGCGTCCACAACACGCACCTGACCGACGTGGACATCGCCCTCCTCGGCGGCACCACCACCGGCACCTGCATGTGCCCCACCACCGAACGCGACCTCGCGGACGGCATCGGCCCGGCGGTCCGCCTCCAGCGGGCGGGCAGCCCGCTCTCGCTCGGCAGCGACAGCCACGCGGTGATCGACCTGCTGGAAGAGGCCCGCGCGATGGAGCTCAACGAGCGGCTCGCCAGCCGCACGCGCGGCCACTGGACGGCGGCGGCGCTGCTGCGGGCGGCCACGGCCGATGGCCATGCGGCGCTGGGCAGGCCGGATGCGGGCAGCCTGTCGGCGGGCGGGCTCGCGGACTTCACCACCATCGCCCTGGACTCGGTCCGCACCGCCGGTCCCGTCCCCCGGCTCGGCGCGGAGATGGCGGTCTTCGCGGCTTCGGCCGCCGATGTCCGGCACACGGTGGTCGGGGGCCGCCACATCGTCCGCGACGGCGTCCACACCCTGGTCCCGGACGTCCCGTCGGCCCTGGCTTCCACCATCGCCGCCCTCCGCGCCTAG
- the hutU gene encoding urocanate hydratase translates to MSGPRPVRAARGTELSTLGWQQEAALRMLQNNLDPEVAEHPDKLVVYGGTGKAARDWRSYDAMVRTLQTLKQDETMLVQSGRPVGVMQTHEWAPRVLLANSNLVGDWANWEEFRRLEHLGLTMYGQMTAGSWIYIGTQGILQGTYETFAAVAAKKFDGTLAGTITLTAGLGGMGGAQPLAVTMNDGVAICIDVDPRAIERRIEHRYLDVKADNLRHALQLAVEARDARKPLSIGLLGNAAELLPQMLAEGAPIDIVTDQTSAHDPLAYLPVGVDFDDMASYAAKDPAGFTTRARESMAKHVEAMVGFMDAGAEVFDYGNSIRGEAQLAGYDRAFAFPGFVPAYIRPLFCEGKGPFRWAALSGEASDIHKTDKAMLELFPENESLHRWIKMAGERVHFQGLPARICWLGYGERDKAGERFNEMVADGTLAAPLVIGRDHLDCGSVASPYRETEAMLDGSDAIADWPLLNAMVNVASGASWVSIHHGGGVGMGRSIHAGQVTVADGTPLAGEKIRRVLTNDPGMGVIRHVDAGYDIAESVADERGVRVPMREGDDA, encoded by the coding sequence ATGTCAGGACCCCGCCCCGTACGTGCCGCGCGAGGCACCGAGCTCAGCACCCTGGGATGGCAGCAGGAGGCCGCGCTGCGGATGCTCCAGAACAACCTCGACCCCGAGGTCGCCGAGCACCCCGACAAGCTCGTCGTCTACGGCGGCACCGGCAAGGCCGCCCGCGACTGGCGCTCGTACGACGCGATGGTCCGCACCCTGCAGACCCTCAAGCAGGACGAGACGATGCTGGTCCAGTCCGGCCGCCCGGTCGGCGTGATGCAGACCCACGAGTGGGCCCCGCGCGTCCTGCTCGCGAACTCCAACCTGGTGGGCGACTGGGCCAACTGGGAGGAGTTCCGCCGCCTGGAGCACCTCGGCCTCACCATGTACGGCCAGATGACCGCCGGTTCGTGGATCTACATCGGCACCCAGGGCATCCTCCAGGGCACCTACGAGACCTTCGCCGCCGTCGCCGCCAAGAAGTTCGACGGCACGCTCGCCGGGACCATCACCCTCACCGCCGGCCTCGGCGGCATGGGCGGCGCCCAGCCGCTGGCCGTGACGATGAACGACGGCGTCGCGATCTGCATCGACGTCGACCCGCGCGCCATCGAGCGCCGCATCGAGCACCGCTACCTGGACGTCAAGGCCGACAACCTGCGCCACGCCCTCCAGCTGGCCGTGGAGGCCCGCGACGCGCGCAAGCCGCTCTCCATCGGCCTCCTCGGCAACGCCGCCGAGCTGCTCCCGCAGATGCTCGCCGAGGGCGCCCCGATCGACATCGTGACGGACCAGACCTCCGCCCACGACCCGCTCGCCTACCTCCCCGTCGGCGTCGACTTCGACGACATGGCCTCCTACGCGGCCAAGGACCCGGCGGGCTTCACCACCCGGGCCCGCGAGTCCATGGCCAAGCACGTCGAGGCCATGGTCGGCTTCATGGACGCCGGCGCCGAGGTCTTCGACTACGGCAACTCCATCCGCGGCGAGGCCCAGCTGGCCGGCTACGACCGCGCGTTCGCCTTCCCCGGCTTCGTCCCCGCCTACATCCGGCCGCTGTTCTGCGAGGGCAAGGGCCCCTTCCGCTGGGCGGCGCTGTCCGGCGAGGCCTCGGACATCCACAAGACCGACAAGGCGATGCTGGAGCTCTTCCCGGAGAACGAGTCCCTGCACCGCTGGATCAAGATGGCCGGGGAGCGCGTCCACTTCCAGGGCCTGCCCGCGCGCATCTGCTGGCTCGGCTACGGCGAGCGCGACAAGGCCGGCGAACGCTTCAACGAGATGGTCGCCGACGGCACCCTCGCCGCGCCGCTGGTCATCGGCCGCGACCACCTCGACTGCGGTTCGGTGGCCTCCCCGTACCGCGAGACCGAGGCGATGCTCGACGGCTCCGACGCGATCGCCGACTGGCCGCTGCTCAACGCCATGGTCAACGTGGCCTCCGGCGCCTCCTGGGTCTCCATCCACCACGGCGGCGGCGTCGGCATGGGCCGCTCCATCCACGCGGGCCAGGTCACGGTCGCCGACGGCACCCCGCTGGCGGGCGAGAAGATCCGCCGCGTGCTGACGAACGACCCGGGCATGGGCGTCATCCGCCACGTCGACGCGGGCTACGACATCGCGGAGTCCGTGGCGGACGAGCGCGGGGTCCGGGTCCCGATGCGCGAGGGCGACGACGCGTGA